In Bacillus toyonensis BCT-7112, a single window of DNA contains:
- a CDS encoding anti-sigma-F factor Fin family protein, whose product MEGYYYCRHCGSNVGSVTAEKVYSDVLFQLTEQEVVEMIHFHENGNIYIKTICESCQETLASYPEYYEYEKFLQ is encoded by the coding sequence ATGGAAGGGTATTATTATTGTAGGCATTGCGGGAGTAATGTAGGCTCCGTTACCGCAGAAAAAGTATATAGCGACGTTTTATTTCAACTAACAGAGCAAGAGGTAGTAGAGATGATTCATTTTCATGAGAATGGAAATATATATATAAAAACGATTTGTGAATCGTGCCAAGAAACGCTCGCATCTTATCCTGAGTATTATGAATATGAAAAATTTCTACAATAA